The Apostichopus japonicus isolate 1M-3 chromosome 10, ASM3797524v1, whole genome shotgun sequence genomic sequence GGGTATATCTCTTTGAGCTACTCCAACTCTTATGAAAGATCTTCCATACGCGATGCATAAAACGGTATGGATGTTGAGGAAAGGAACTGCCTTCCCTGTTAGGTTAATAGTAGATATACCAGCCACGTTTTGGTTGATGCTTACtttcaaatttgtaatcaaAACATCATTCACTATGTCACCATCATCACCGTATACAGTCCACTTTATCTCTGCGGGTGGGTTGCTCTTGCAGGAGAAAGAGAGACCACTCATCACATCCGAGAAAGAACTCGGGGAGATGGTCACGGCGGGTTCGGAGATTATCTGAAACGACAATCGGCAAAGGTTTGTGGTCGACCCATTTTTGTCTAACATGCTACATACCAGCGGATTTGGTATGTCGGAAACATTCACGTTTTGAGAAATAAACGTTAAATTTTCGAATATATGTAAGTCTGCAGATGGGGCATCGAGACCGTTCCACGTCAGTCGCTGAGGTGGGTCGGTGAGGGGCGCAACACATGTCAGATTTAAAGATTCGCGCGTCGTGCCCGAGCTTCCAATTGAAGAGGTACACCGAGGCTGAGGTGGTTCTTCAGACAACAAGGTGAAACCAACACTATCGTCAACAATGTAACTGGTGTAATCAGCGTTCATGCTTTGAAGTCGGCATGTGAAAATTATCCGCTTATGCGAACCAATATTTCGTGGAAAATTGACTGTAGTAATAAAATTTGCATGAGCCATTCTCCTACCGACACTGCTTCTGTTTTCGAATAGTTCTATACTCCCGTTAACAGGTATAAAACTTGCCCGACAAGAAACGTTAATCGACTTAATAAATGAGTGAGCGCCATATTCACCAAATCCAACTTGTATGGCTCCTTGTATTGAAGTCACAACTGAGGGTTCTGCAATGACCTCTCGGCAATGAAATAATGTAAATACAACGAGACAAACAAAGTAGTTACAATATACCGAAGGCCTATAATATATACCTGGAGCCTGGTTGCTTTATAATGCAGGCTAGAGAACTTTCAGGTTCCATCCACTGACCATCTATGCATACATTCCATGATGGGCGCAATTTgaattgagggggggggggctgtaacgatttGCCCTACAAATGTATCCAATATGGAAGGGCGTACTGGTGACTGATCCCCCTCATCTCATGACGAGGAATGTCAACAGTGATACATATCATAACATCGTCTCGGACAGAGGAAAGCATGGAGTGCGAACTGTGTCAAAATTCCACCAACATCATCAATGTCAGAGTAGTTGGGCAAGCTTAGAATCTGTCTAATTACCTGAGGCTGACTCTTATTTTACGGAACTACTGACTCTCAAACAAGATTTTTGCAgttcagttttatttatttctgcagTGCCCGAAACAATAtcattgcccgaattttcacggAAATATCTTGTTGTGTGTCtatgagggtgggggggggggtggctgcagCACCCTCGCTTCGCCTTTGACGCCTATGCATTACATCATACTAGtcgatatatgtatgtatatatatatatatatatatatatatatttatccctCTGTTAGTCTATACATGTAAATCTTTCTCTTCGAAAAGCCTGATAGTGAGAAGTGTAGACTTTATACAATCACAGACAGTGACGACGATAATAATTTTGTTAATGAAAGGAGAGGGATGAAGCAGTGTCTAATGTTGTAACAACTTTGATTGGAAGTTTTGTTACACACTACCCAAGTGGTTTGATCTTTTGTatgtatttcaaaacaaaaatagtaatTTTAATGAGGTTTACATACCATACTAAATTTACTCTAGTAAcgtttttctttcgttttccttcccccccccccccacatataCCGAGGAATTACCACACGTAGGCTCATGATCTGATCTCCTGACCACGTATTATCTTAATAACATCATGGCGGCTGCTGGTGAAGGTGTTACAAATCGCAGGTTTTGTTGGATAAATTAATGTAGTTAGTAGGTTCAGTTAAACTTTTGATATTTTCCAAATGACATTTTACATATGAATACAGATTTAACATAAACCAGAAGAGAATGCTAAACTGCATTGGAGTTTCAAGGACGTAACTAGCTTCATCTTTTAGAAATGC encodes the following:
- the LOC139975287 gene encoding uncharacterized protein, whose amino-acid sequence is MQRFGDLKLFNYILCWIECDRMKAYFVCLVVFTLFHCREVIAEPSVVTSIQGAIQVGFGEYGAHSFIKSINVSCRASFIPVNGSIELFENRSSVGRRMAHANFITTVNFPRNIGSHKRIIFTCRLQSMNADYTSYIVDDSVGFTLLSEEPPQPRCTSSIGSSGTTRESLNLTCVAPLTDPPQRLTWNGLDAPSADLHIFENLTFISQNVNVSDIPNPLVCSMLDKNGSTTNLCRLSFQIISEPAVTISPSSFSDVMSGLSFSCKSNPPAEIKWTVYGDDGDIVNDVLITNLKVSINQNVAGISTINLTGKAVPFLNIHTVLCIAYGRSFIRVGVAQRDIPKSSTTSAVTKSTIDSSTTQLDDNGGVDDGNCGSKNSITFITVIAILLVIIFILAFMCVYLCYRLRVTNKARMHSDNNRQLDSVHRDNVGYETYVPPASAPSQYQNVKPVSTHNPP